A stretch of the Sesamum indicum cultivar Zhongzhi No. 13 unplaced genomic scaffold, S_indicum_v1.0 scaffold00220, whole genome shotgun sequence genome encodes the following:
- the LOC105179839 gene encoding adenylate isopentenyltransferase 5, chloroplastic-like, which translates to MDVAITVLHSYVSKRVDQMVGSGLVEEDKSFFDPKIHEYSYGIRRAIGVPEMDEFFRSEGLVDGETRAMPLKTAIDEIKMNTFKLACRQIEMILRMSEEFGWQMHRLNATEVFLRPGGDAIEAWEKLVLEPSTNIVAHFIYKENIDPKPTFGTPSNAIAVATTNN; encoded by the coding sequence ATGGACGTCGCGATCACAGTCTTGCATTCGTACGTGTCGAAAAGGGTTGATCAGATGGTGGGTAGCGGGTTGGTGGAGGAGGATAAGTCAttttttgacccaaaaattcaTGAGTATAGTTATGGGATTAGGCGTGCCATTGGGGTCCCCGAGATGGATGAGTTCTTCAGGAGTGAGGGTCTTGTCGATGGTGAAACTAGGGCTATGCCTCTTAAGACAgctattgatgaaattaagatgAACACTTTCAAATTAGCTTGCCGTcaaattgaaatgattttgaGGATGAGTGAGGAATTCGGGTGGCAGATGCATCGGTTGAATGCCACAGAGGTATTCCTTCGACCTGGTGGAGATGCCATTGAAGCATGGGAGAAATTAGTGCTGGAGCCTAGTACGAACATTGTGGCTCATTTCATTTACAAAGAAAACATAGATCCGAAACCGACTTTCGGTACTCCATCCAATGCCATTGCAGTAGCTACTACAAACAACTAG
- the LOC105179837 gene encoding adenylate isopentenyltransferase 3, chloroplastic-like, whose protein sequence is MSISSWKPAQSNMMNFSVQGMMNKHQWKDKVVVALVNNDTKFRSMYECCFLWMDVVISILHSYVSKRVDQMVDSGLVEEGKAFFDLKIHDNDYGIRHAIGVPEMDEFFRSEGLVDGKSRAKLIKAAIDEIKTNTCKLACCQVEKILRMREEFEWQMHRLNST, encoded by the exons ATGTCGATCTCCTCCTGGAAGCCAGCACAATCCAACATGATGAACTTTTCAGTTCAGGGCATGATGAACAAGCACCAATGGAAGGataaggtggtggtg GCACTTGTCAACAACGACACTAAGTTTCGTTCCATGTACGAGTGTTGCTTTCTCTGGATGGATGTGGTGATCTCGATCTTGCATTCATACGTGTCAAAAAGGGTTGATCAGATGGTGGATAGCGGGTTGGTGGAGGAAGGTAAGGCATTTTTTGACCTAAAGATTCATGATAATGATTATGGGATTAGACATGCCATTGGGGTCCCCGAGATGGATGAGTTCTTCCGGAGCGAGGGTCTTGTCGATGGTAAAAGTAGGGCTAAGCTTATTAAGGCAgctattgatgaaattaagacGAACACTTGCAAATTAGCTTGTTGTCAagttgaaaagattttgaggatgagggaggaattCGAGTGGCAGATGCATCGGTTGAACTCCACATAG
- the LOC105179838 gene encoding adenylate isopentenyltransferase 5, chloroplastic-like — protein sequence MNKHQGKDKVAVVLGAIGTRKSRLAIYLDTRFGAEVINSNKIQVYKGLDRVTNKVRNEEYHDMPHPLLRIIDAQVDFTVHDFVHHALLAADVIVQSNQCPIIAGGSNSLIQALVNDDTEFPSKYECFLL from the coding sequence ATGAACAAGCACCAAGGGAAGGATAAGGTGGCGGTGGTATTGGGTGCCATTGGCACAAGAAAATCGCGTCTGGCGATATACCTGGACACCCGTTTCGGGGCAGAGGTCATCAACTCGAACAAAATTCAAGTCTACAAGGGCCTAGATAGAGTAACCAATAAGGTGAGAAATGAGGAATACCACGACATGCCACACCCTTTGCTTAGAATCATTGATGCCCAGGTGGATTTCACTGTACATGATTTTGTGCATCATGCATTGTTGGCTGCTGATGTCATCGTACAAAGCAATCAGTGTCCAATCATTGCTGGAGGGTCCAATTCCCTCATACAGGCACTTGTTAATGATGACACTGAGTTTCCATCCAAGTACGAGTGTTTCCTTCTCTAG